From the Streptomyces sp. NBC_00390 genome, the window GTGTGGCCGCCGTCGATGAACACCAGCCCGACCTTGCCGCCCCATGCCTTCGCGACCTGCGGGGAGCGCCCCACGACGGCGATCACGTGATCCTCCAGGCCCGCCTTGTGCAGCGTGCGGCGGAACGTGGGCAGCGTGTCCATGCGGCCGACCTCCGGGTCCACGACCGTCGGGTCGTGGTACTCCCAGCCCGGCTGCTGCTCCTCGCTGCCCCGGTGGTGGTCGACCGTGATCGCGGTGGTCCCGGCCTCGCGGGCCGCGTCGGCGAGCAGGATCGTGGACCGCCCGCAGTACGTCCCGACCTCCAGCAGCGGCAGCCCGAGCGTGCCCGCGTCGGCTGCGGCGGCGTACAGGGCGAGCCCTTCGCCGACGGGCATGAACCCCTTGGCGGCCTCGAAGGCGGCGAGGATCTCGGGCTTCGGGGTGGCGGCGGCCATGCGTGGGTCCTCCTGAGCGGGTGGTGCGGGTTGGGCCATGGTGCCCTACGGGCGGGTGGCTTCCGGGGTCGAGGTCGGTTGCGTGATTCACATCACCTGCGCGCAGCGCTTTGGTTACGCTCGGCGACGAGTCAGAAGCACAACGGGGGTGACCGTCGCCATGGTCCACATTCGCGACCTCGATCCCAGCGCCTCGCCGCTGGACTACTACGGCTTCGAGCTGCGCCGCCGGCGGGAAGAGGCGGGCCTCAGACAAGGGCAGCTGGGTTCGATCATCTTCTGTACAGGCTCGCTGGTCGGCCAGATCGAGACGGCGAGGAAGGTTCCGACGCGGGACTTCAGCGAGCGGGTGGACGCGGCGCTGGGGACGGACGGGCTGTTCTCGCGGCTGGTGGGGCTGGTGCTGCGGAGCCAGTTACCGAACTGGTTCCAGCCCTATGCGGAGATGGAGTCGAAGGCGGCGTACATCTCCACGTATCAGGCGCAGTTGGTCTACGGGTTGTTGCAGACGGAGCAGTACGCGCGCGCCGTGCTCGGGGTGCGGTCGGTGGACGGCCTCGACGCCAAGGTGGCGGCGCGCATGGAGCGGCAGCGCATCCTGGACCGTGAGACGCCGCCGTTGATGTGGGTGGTGCTCAGCGAGGCCGTGCTGCACCAGGGGATCGGCGGCCGCGAGGTCATGCGGAACCAGCTCGCCCACCTGCTGGGGCTGCGCGGGCGGGAATGGGTGAAGGTGCAGATCCTTCCCTTCGAGACCGGGGCGCATGCCGGACTGCCGGGCACGTTCAACCTGCTGCGCTTCGAGGACGACCCCGACCTCGTCTACACCGAGGACTTCGTCCAGGGTCATATGACGGCCAATCCGGCGGCTCTCAGGGAGGGTTCACTCCGTTACGATCACTTGCAGGCCGCCGCGCTCTCCGTGGAGGATTCCGCGGCACTGATCGCCCGCGTACTGGAGGAACGGTATGGACACCAACCTGGGCCTGACGGGCGCATGCTGGCGTAAGTCGACCTACAGCGGCGACACGGGTGGCGACTGCATCGAGTGCGCCCCCCTCGGCACCGCCGCCTGGCGCAAGTCCTCGTACAGCTCCGACACGGGCGGCGAC encodes:
- a CDS encoding helix-turn-helix domain-containing protein; this translates as MVHIRDLDPSASPLDYYGFELRRRREEAGLRQGQLGSIIFCTGSLVGQIETARKVPTRDFSERVDAALGTDGLFSRLVGLVLRSQLPNWFQPYAEMESKAAYISTYQAQLVYGLLQTEQYARAVLGVRSVDGLDAKVAARMERQRILDRETPPLMWVVLSEAVLHQGIGGREVMRNQLAHLLGLRGREWVKVQILPFETGAHAGLPGTFNLLRFEDDPDLVYTEDFVQGHMTANPAALREGSLRYDHLQAAALSVEDSAALIARVLEERYGHQPGPDGRMLA
- a CDS encoding class I SAM-dependent methyltransferase, which translates into the protein MAAATPKPEILAAFEAAKGFMPVGEGLALYAAAADAGTLGLPLLEVGTYCGRSTILLADAAREAGTTAITVDHHRGSEEQQPGWEYHDPTVVDPEVGRMDTLPTFRRTLHKAGLEDHVIAVVGRSPQVAKAWGGKVGLVFIDGGHTDEHATNDYEGWAPHVAEGGLLVIHDVFPDPVDEWTGQAPYRIYLRALESGAFTEVSATDSLRVLRRTGQGI